From a single Mus musculus strain C57BL/6J chromosome 12, GRCm38.p6 C57BL/6J genomic region:
- the Eif5 gene encoding eukaryotic translation initiation factor 5, whose product MSVNVNRSVSDQFYRYKMPRLIAKVEGKGNGIKTVIVNMVDVAKALNRPPTYPTKYFGCELGAQTQFDVKNDRYIVNGSHEANKLQDMLDGFIKKFVLCPECENPETDLHVNPKKQTIGNSCKACGYRGMLDTHHKLCTFILKNPPENSDIGTGKKEKEKKNRKGKDKENGSVSTSETPPPPPPNEISPPHAVEEEEDDDWGEDTTEEAQRRRMDEISDHAKGLTLSDDLERTVEERVNILFDFVKKKKEEGIIDSSDKEIVAEAERLDVKAMGPLVLTEVLFDEKIREQIKKYRRHFLRFCHNNKKAQRYLLHGLECVVAMHQAQLISKIPHILKEMYDADLLEEEVIISWSEKASKKYVSKELAKEIRVKAEPFIKWLKEAEEESSGGEEEDEDENIEVVYSKTASVPKVETVKSDNKDDDIDIDAI is encoded by the exons ATGTCTGTCAACGTCAACCGCAGCGTGTCAGACCAGTTCTATCGCTACAAGATGCCCCGTTTGATTGCTAAG GTTGAGGGCAAAGGAAATGGAATCAAGACAGTTATAGTCAACATGGTTGACGTTGCAAAGGCGCTTAATCGGCCTCCAACGT ATCCCACCAAATATTTTGGTTGTGAGCTGGGAGCACAGACCCAGTTTGATGTTAAGAATGACCGTTACATTGTCAATGGATCTCATGAGGCGAATAAGCTGCAAGACATGTTGGATGGATTCATTAAAAAATTTGTTCTCTGTCCTGAGTGTGAGAATCCTGAAACAGATCTG CATGTCAATCCAAAGAAGCAAACAATAGGTAATTCTTGTAAAGCCTGTGGGTACCGAGGCATGCTTGACACACATCATAAACTCTGTACATTCATTCTCAAAAACCCACCTG AGAATAGTGACATTggtacaggaaagaaagaaaaggaaaagaaaaatagaaagggcAAGGACAAGGAAAATGGCTCTGTATCTACCAGTGagacaccaccacctccaccaccaaatGAAATTAGTCCTCCACATGCTGTG gaagaagaggaagatgatgattGGGGGGAGGATACAACTGAGGAAGCTCAAAGGCGCAGAATGGATGAAATCAGTGACCATGCAAAAGGTCTGACACTTAGTGATGATTTGGAAAGAACTGTAGAAGAGCGTGTTAACATCCTGTTTGATTTTGTTAAG aaaaagaaagaagagggcatTATTGATTCATCTGATAAAGAAATtgtggctgaggcagaaagactggaTGTAAAAGCCATGGGTCCTCTTGTTTTGACAGAAGTTCTCTTTGATGAGAAGATAAGAGAGCAAATCAAGAAATACAGGCGCCATTTTCTAAGA TTTTGTCATAACAACAAAAAGGCTCAGCGGTACCTTCTTCATGGTTTGGAATGTGTGGTAGCAATGCATCAAGCTCAGCTGATCTCCAAGATCCCACACATCCTGAAGGAGATGTATGATGCCGACCTGTTAGAGGAGGAGGTCATTATCAGCTGGTCAGAAAAG GCCTCTAAGAAATATGTCTCAAAAGAACTTGCCAAAGAGATTCGTGTCAAAGCAGAGCCATTTATTAAATGGttgaaggaagcagaggaagaatcTTCTGGTggtgaggaagaagatgaagacgaAAATATTGAG GTCGTATATTCGAAAACTGCCAGTGTACCAAAAGTTGAAACTGTGAAGTCTGACAACAAGGATGATGACATTGATATTGACGCCATTTAA